The following coding sequences lie in one Alicyclobacillus curvatus genomic window:
- a CDS encoding tyrosine-type recombinase/integrase — MARKLLASAERLKDTKAAPLRGLTYKTIFALMYGLGLRVGEVCRLCIKDIDFEQSLLVINQTKFYKSRLIPFGPRMKESLKEYLRLREKKHGLSWADEPLFSFGGGRPINRHSIDRTFRMLFRQLGLQVPDGVSSPHPHHLRHSFAVGTLLHWYRKGIDPQTRLLHLSTFLGHVSPISTSVYLTITPDLLLEAGRRYESYAISAIQEVSQQ; from the coding sequence ATGGCACGAAAGTTACTGGCTAGTGCGGAAAGGCTGAAAGATACGAAGGCTGCCCCTCTCCGTGGTCTGACTTACAAAACCATATTTGCTCTCATGTACGGATTGGGTCTTAGGGTAGGTGAAGTCTGCAGACTTTGCATCAAAGATATAGATTTCGAACAGTCACTGCTGGTCATTAACCAAACCAAGTTTTACAAAAGTCGATTGATACCGTTCGGACCTCGTATGAAGGAGTCCCTCAAAGAATATCTTCGACTACGCGAAAAAAAGCACGGATTGTCTTGGGCAGACGAACCTTTATTTAGCTTTGGGGGTGGTCGTCCCATAAACCGTCATTCGATTGATCGAACCTTTCGCATGCTGTTTCGTCAATTGGGTTTGCAAGTTCCTGATGGGGTCTCGTCACCTCACCCGCACCACTTAAGACATTCATTTGCCGTAGGTACCTTGCTCCATTGGTATCGAAAAGGTATTGACCCGCAGACCCGATTATTGCATTTGTCTACCTTCTTGGGTCATGTCAGTCCCATTTCGACATCGGTGTACCTAACCATTACGCCGGATTTGCTTCTGGAAGCTGGTCGCCGCTATGAGTCTTATGCAATATCCGCTATTCAGGAGGTGTCACAACAATGA
- a CDS encoding molybdopterin-dependent oxidoreductase: MPHNEEISRRTFLKGLLLGGSLLGGVWGSMPWLPDVFRQSGKYVYPDRVENWPGVELRYSVCRQCRSDCGLEARVFHNTLLKLDGNPYHPNATEPQLDYATDPKIAAMAAIPHSLCARGQAGRQTLYDPYRILRPLKRVGPRGSNRFKTISWDQLVSETVNGGYLFKDIPGEENRYVEGFKDLWKNGQGRFTPADPAHPDMGPVTNQLVMYWGRAEPGQNSFITRFASSFGTVNALPHVGICELNHHVATQQSLDGKTSMLKPDIENSEFIIWFGAGIYTANFPMQTLARKVADASARGMKFVIVDVFAIPSVAHADKFVTVNPGGDGALAMGMVRWIIENHRYDANFLSNTTIQSANQAGEPNYSNASYLVIVDEKHPNAFKFARAKDLGLSVPSADAEKPLVLGTAGNPQVFDQIARGELWPTGDLNVNPVTKNGVSVCTAMQILYQNARKYTLAQYAQLAGVTQQTIVDLATEFTKHGKRAVADFYRGPAMHTNGFYNGRSIMTLNMLIGNVDWKGGYMPGGSAADYMGSTKGAPYNLTKWPNQPKKVPNGVKISREGTAYEKTSYYKIARGNAQSPFPATRPWFPFGFGIWHEIFAGIWDGYPYPAKIVYQHMANPAYSAPPGMSGGHDESLPWFRMIKDLKKVPLFITDDIVLSETAAYADYVIPDSTYLEAWGVLPGFPTTPTSVTGIRQPIVEPLMAHTPDGRPMCFESYMIDVAKQLGMPGFGSHAFPEGGSLNRREDYYLKMVANVAYDSSSFLKLNTFGDLVKEGPVPDGTTQDLASIQRWVKRYPEALTNAQWKKVAYVMARGGRFEDYNVAYHGPKPGWLTHRYGKKGNLLQIYNDQVASTHNAVTGELFHGTAIAMRQRTMKGRLLDEIDPSSAFQYHLTTYKLPIHTHARTMADPWLRELLPESFIEVNDLDAKSLGVQNGDVIRVISASYPKGIIGRVRILPGVRPGVITFTNSFGHWQYGSGTWTVDGKQMSGDNQRNGGIRLNPVMRLDPDMLDSTGWGTCLEDPVGGGASYFDTRVKIMKL; the protein is encoded by the coding sequence ATGCCCCACAATGAAGAGATTTCAAGGCGTACGTTTTTAAAAGGACTTCTACTTGGAGGTTCCCTCCTGGGCGGCGTATGGGGAAGTATGCCCTGGCTGCCGGATGTGTTTCGGCAAAGCGGAAAATATGTGTATCCCGACCGTGTCGAGAATTGGCCTGGAGTGGAGCTGCGATATTCTGTCTGCCGTCAATGTCGGTCTGACTGTGGGCTGGAGGCTAGAGTCTTTCACAACACCCTTTTGAAACTCGATGGGAACCCCTATCATCCAAATGCTACAGAGCCTCAATTAGATTACGCCACAGATCCAAAAATCGCGGCGATGGCTGCCATTCCGCATTCATTATGTGCGCGTGGGCAAGCGGGTCGGCAAACTTTATATGACCCTTACCGTATTTTGCGACCGCTAAAACGGGTCGGACCTAGGGGATCGAATCGTTTTAAGACAATTTCCTGGGATCAGCTTGTGAGCGAAACGGTAAATGGTGGTTATCTGTTCAAAGACATCCCTGGCGAAGAAAATCGATACGTTGAGGGATTTAAGGACCTGTGGAAAAACGGCCAAGGAAGATTCACTCCCGCAGATCCCGCACATCCCGACATGGGACCCGTCACGAATCAATTGGTTATGTATTGGGGTCGTGCAGAACCCGGCCAAAACTCATTCATTACCCGTTTCGCGTCGTCTTTTGGAACTGTCAATGCGTTGCCCCATGTTGGAATCTGTGAACTGAATCATCATGTGGCAACCCAGCAATCTCTCGATGGAAAAACTTCGATGCTAAAACCTGACATCGAAAATTCCGAGTTCATCATCTGGTTCGGGGCTGGCATCTACACAGCAAACTTTCCGATGCAAACGCTGGCAAGAAAAGTGGCGGATGCATCCGCTCGCGGGATGAAGTTTGTCATCGTGGACGTATTCGCGATTCCGTCCGTGGCACACGCGGACAAATTTGTCACGGTAAACCCCGGTGGTGACGGAGCACTCGCTATGGGCATGGTTCGGTGGATCATCGAGAACCACCGCTATGATGCCAACTTCTTATCCAACACGACCATTCAGTCCGCAAACCAAGCAGGCGAACCGAATTATTCTAATGCGTCTTATCTAGTTATTGTGGATGAAAAACATCCTAACGCATTTAAGTTTGCAAGAGCTAAGGATCTCGGTTTGAGTGTACCGAGTGCGGATGCAGAGAAACCATTGGTGCTCGGTACGGCCGGAAATCCACAAGTTTTTGACCAGATCGCGCGTGGAGAACTTTGGCCAACGGGGGACCTGAATGTCAATCCGGTCACCAAGAACGGTGTCTCTGTTTGTACCGCGATGCAAATCCTATACCAGAACGCACGCAAATACACTTTAGCGCAGTACGCCCAGCTGGCTGGTGTCACCCAACAGACGATCGTAGACCTCGCCACCGAGTTTACAAAGCATGGAAAACGAGCGGTAGCAGATTTCTACCGGGGTCCAGCGATGCACACCAATGGATTCTACAATGGGCGCTCTATCATGACACTAAATATGCTTATCGGTAACGTGGATTGGAAAGGAGGTTACATGCCAGGCGGCAGTGCGGCTGACTACATGGGGAGTACGAAGGGTGCCCCGTACAATCTTACCAAATGGCCAAATCAACCAAAAAAGGTTCCGAACGGTGTCAAGATTTCCAGAGAAGGAACCGCATATGAGAAAACAAGTTATTACAAAATTGCTAGAGGCAATGCACAGTCTCCATTTCCGGCCACGCGACCGTGGTTTCCATTTGGATTCGGAATATGGCACGAAATTTTTGCAGGGATATGGGATGGGTATCCTTATCCGGCGAAAATTGTGTATCAACACATGGCGAACCCTGCCTACTCTGCACCTCCAGGGATGAGTGGGGGACACGATGAATCTTTGCCATGGTTCCGCATGATCAAGGATTTAAAAAAAGTCCCTCTTTTCATCACGGACGATATTGTACTTTCAGAAACGGCTGCCTACGCCGACTATGTCATTCCAGACAGCACGTACTTAGAGGCTTGGGGCGTACTTCCCGGATTCCCTACCACTCCGACGTCCGTTACTGGAATTCGTCAACCGATTGTGGAACCTTTGATGGCCCATACCCCAGATGGTCGACCTATGTGTTTTGAATCGTACATGATTGACGTGGCAAAACAACTTGGGATGCCCGGTTTTGGGAGTCACGCTTTCCCAGAAGGGGGAAGCCTCAATCGTCGTGAAGATTATTATCTAAAAATGGTTGCCAACGTCGCGTACGATTCCTCTTCATTCTTAAAGCTCAATACATTTGGCGATTTGGTCAAAGAAGGTCCTGTTCCTGACGGAACAACGCAGGACTTGGCCAGCATCCAACGCTGGGTAAAAAGGTATCCAGAAGCCTTAACGAATGCCCAATGGAAGAAAGTTGCTTATGTGATGGCAAGAGGAGGACGTTTTGAAGATTACAATGTCGCCTATCACGGTCCAAAACCCGGATGGTTGACCCATCGTTATGGTAAAAAAGGAAATTTACTACAAATCTACAACGACCAGGTCGCAAGTACCCACAATGCGGTAACCGGAGAGTTATTTCATGGGACGGCAATTGCCATGCGTCAACGTACTATGAAAGGACGCCTTTTGGACGAAATCGATCCCTCGTCTGCGTTTCAATATCATTTGACGACCTACAAATTACCAATTCACACCCATGCCAGAACCATGGCCGATCCATGGCTTCGAGAATTATTACCCGAGTCGTTCATTGAGGTAAATGACCTCGACGCAAAATCTTTGGGGGTTCAGAATGGAGATGTGATCCGGGTCATTTCTGCTAGCTACCCCAAGGGCATTATAGGACGGGTGCGGATTTTACCTGGAGTGCGTCCCGGAGTTATCACATTCACAAATTCATTTGGACATTGGCAGTATGGTTCCGGAACGTGGACGGTTGACGGAAAACAAATGAGTGGTGATAACCAAAGAAATGGAGGTATTCGTCTAAATCCTGTCATGCGACTCGATCCAGACATGCTGGACTCGACCGGATGGGGAACTTGCTTGGAAGATCCAGTGGGCGGCGGTGCGTCCTACTTCGATACAAGGGTAAAGATTATGAAGCTATAG
- a CDS encoding tyrosine-type recombinase/integrase: MNDENLGRIIYSFFTDYLVTQKGLRPSSIKSYRDVIRLFLQFVSTDLQRKITRLSLRDLSAERVKDFLKYLESDRKNHTRTRNHRLTILHTFFGYVAMRIPEMLVISEQVAAIPMKRVPPPETSFLEHEEISTLMAHLPSKGRYALRDRALFLFFYNTGARVQEVADLRWNNFDFEGAPRVRLHGKGDKWRICPLWQSTIDLLKALLLQQNATHVPDGAIFLSQNGTPLTRFGIYKIVRRHTDILLKEKGSSLPQHISPHTFRHTAAVHLLESGVEVNVIRNWLGHVSLDTTNRYAEITTRMKEAALRVCEPNDVSYMGYPTKPIWREDKTLLTWLDSL, from the coding sequence ATGAACGATGAAAATTTGGGTCGAATCATCTATTCGTTTTTTACAGATTATCTTGTTACCCAAAAGGGACTGCGCCCATCGTCAATAAAAAGCTATAGAGATGTTATTCGTCTTTTCCTGCAATTTGTTTCCACCGACTTGCAACGTAAAATTACCCGTCTTTCCCTTCGGGATTTAAGTGCTGAGCGGGTTAAAGATTTCCTTAAATACCTTGAGAGTGATCGGAAAAACCATACTCGAACCCGAAACCATCGTCTCACCATTCTGCATACTTTCTTTGGCTATGTGGCCATGAGAATTCCAGAAATGTTGGTTATCTCTGAGCAGGTGGCAGCCATCCCCATGAAGCGTGTGCCGCCTCCAGAGACATCCTTTTTGGAACACGAGGAAATCTCAACACTTATGGCACATTTACCATCCAAGGGGCGCTATGCATTGCGGGATCGTGCACTTTTCCTATTCTTCTACAACACGGGTGCACGTGTACAGGAGGTCGCGGACCTGCGCTGGAATAACTTTGATTTTGAAGGCGCGCCGCGTGTCAGATTACATGGGAAAGGAGACAAGTGGCGGATATGTCCACTATGGCAAAGTACCATTGATTTGTTAAAAGCGCTTCTGCTTCAACAAAATGCTACTCACGTTCCAGACGGAGCAATCTTTCTCTCGCAGAACGGAACGCCCTTAACTCGTTTTGGGATTTACAAGATTGTTCGCCGCCATACCGACATCCTTTTAAAGGAGAAAGGTTCATCGTTGCCGCAGCACATAAGCCCTCATACTTTTCGACATACGGCAGCGGTCCATCTGTTGGAATCGGGCGTAGAAGTGAACGTCATTCGTAATTGGCTTGGACATGTCAGTCTGGACACTACCAACCGTTACGCGGAGATCACGACACGTATGAAAGAAGCCGCTTTACGAGTTTGCGAGCCCAACGATGTTTCTTATATGGGATACCCCACAAAACCAATTTGGAGGGAGGACAAAACGCTCTTAACTTGGTTGGACTCTCTGTGA
- a CDS encoding molecular chaperone TorD family protein, with product MEQSETWKGRSYLYGVFSVILDRPVEMSWLKELFQPLTVAMKELHVTTDVWQQADELKRFFSTSTPPEIAHWMEEASKDYERLFLVPIPGEMVPLGASVYLQNEVNVDQRRVQWADWFERFSFAWKEFFSNSPGIWPNEPEHAALVLPMLSIIADEVATSMALGDEFTRDLQVVYRKMIGMAMDWLPTCLQSVEKSARHPLYRFLAALCREVLILDSQFLNEE from the coding sequence ATGGAACAGTCTGAAACTTGGAAGGGACGTTCGTATTTATATGGGGTATTCTCGGTTATTTTAGACCGTCCGGTAGAAATGAGTTGGCTGAAGGAATTATTTCAACCTTTGACTGTCGCCATGAAAGAACTCCATGTCACGACGGATGTTTGGCAACAAGCTGACGAACTCAAACGGTTTTTTTCTACATCCACTCCACCAGAAATCGCCCATTGGATGGAGGAAGCGAGCAAGGATTACGAACGTCTATTCCTCGTTCCGATTCCAGGTGAAATGGTTCCGCTAGGCGCCAGCGTGTACCTACAGAATGAAGTAAATGTCGACCAACGCAGAGTGCAATGGGCGGACTGGTTCGAACGATTCAGCTTTGCTTGGAAAGAGTTTTTCTCAAACTCGCCCGGTATTTGGCCAAACGAACCTGAGCATGCCGCACTAGTCCTTCCGATGCTGTCCATCATCGCCGATGAAGTGGCAACCAGCATGGCATTAGGCGATGAATTTACAAGGGACCTTCAAGTCGTGTATCGAAAGATGATAGGAATGGCGATGGACTGGTTACCGACTTGCTTGCAGTCGGTTGAAAAATCGGCTCGCCATCCCTTGTACCGATTTCTCGCAGCCCTTTGTCGAGAAGTCTTGATTTTGGATTCTCAGTTCTTAAATGAGGAGTGA
- a CDS encoding twin-arginine translocase TatA/TatE family subunit, whose translation MNFGNIGLTGFLLILIVLLVFWGPSKLPEIGKSFGRSIKEFKNATNGILEETEVTKPQASTGPEVKSNLHEDEKVKP comes from the coding sequence ATGAATTTCGGAAACATTGGATTGACGGGTTTCTTACTCATTCTAATTGTGTTACTCGTTTTTTGGGGGCCAAGCAAACTTCCTGAAATCGGCAAATCATTCGGAAGATCTATTAAAGAGTTCAAAAATGCAACAAACGGTATTCTAGAAGAGACTGAAGTCACCAAACCTCAAGCGTCCACAGGACCCGAAGTAAAGTCAAATCTTCATGAAGACGAAAAAGTAAAACCTTAA
- a CDS encoding helix-turn-helix domain-containing protein: MKDWKKAEGTAANRVQLLSPLLAEGLDPAKARELKAQICAQTGLSERTLRRYLAQYRNQGFEGLKPKGKKRPEKEAIPPELLEQAILLRREVPGRSISKIIQILEWEGKASPGQLKRSTLQEKLAERGYSSKHMRMYADTGVAARRFQRQHRNHLWESDIKYGPYLPIGSGGTKQQTYLVVMLDDATRYVLHAMFYPALNQGIVEDCFRQAIQKYGVPERVYVEYVPRNIFHVNYVSGSIMWPLRWNP; this comes from the coding sequence ATGAAAGACTGGAAGAAAGCGGAGGGTACTGCAGCAAACAGGGTGCAGCTACTGTCTCCATTACTTGCAGAAGGGCTGGACCCAGCCAAGGCACGGGAGCTCAAGGCCCAGATCTGCGCACAAACAGGTCTCTCTGAGAGAACGTTGCGGCGTTATCTGGCCCAATATCGGAATCAGGGCTTTGAGGGCCTTAAACCAAAAGGCAAGAAGCGACCGGAGAAGGAAGCCATACCGCCGGAATTATTGGAGCAAGCCATTCTTCTACGGCGAGAGGTCCCAGGACGAAGCATCTCCAAAATCATTCAGATTCTCGAGTGGGAAGGCAAAGCCAGTCCAGGTCAACTCAAACGCAGCACGTTACAGGAGAAGCTGGCGGAACGGGGCTACAGTTCAAAACACATGCGGATGTACGCCGACACGGGTGTGGCAGCCCGCAGGTTTCAGCGCCAACATCGTAACCACTTGTGGGAGAGTGACATCAAGTATGGCCCGTATCTGCCGATTGGCTCAGGGGGCACCAAACAACAGACTTACCTGGTGGTCATGCTGGATGACGCAACCCGTTATGTGCTCCACGCAATGTTTTACCCAGCGTTAAACCAGGGAATCGTAGAAGACTGTTTTCGGCAAGCCATTCAGAAGTATGGAGTTCCAGAGCGGGTTTACGTGGAATATGTTCCGCGGAACATATTCCACGTAAATTATGTGTCTGGTTCAATTATGTGGCCTCTAAGGTGGAACCCGTGA
- a CDS encoding GGDEF domain-containing protein, with the protein MIPLLVLQVAIIGWLGVQYDNVRYMANLGVPTDVYNRRYTMERLPLILQRAKRGNRSVATLMMDANDLKWVNDTYGHLAGDEGIRQLIRVLRTCFGPDAVSGRLDGDEFVAIYPGCDLSDGKIVVQSIHYALAQQSAVLKWGLTLSIGIAVYPRDGEDSTHLLKVADERMYREKEQYHARYTKQTDPNYSGDGRRSRSS; encoded by the coding sequence ATGATTCCGCTTCTCGTCCTTCAGGTGGCCATCATCGGATGGCTCGGTGTCCAGTATGACAACGTGAGATATATGGCCAATCTAGGTGTCCCAACCGATGTATACAATCGCCGATATACGATGGAACGACTACCGCTGATTTTACAGCGTGCCAAACGCGGCAATAGGTCGGTTGCCACCCTGATGATGGATGCAAACGACCTAAAATGGGTGAACGATACCTATGGGCACTTGGCGGGCGATGAAGGAATTCGGCAACTTATTCGTGTTCTTCGTACTTGTTTCGGCCCCGATGCGGTCAGCGGTCGCTTGGATGGTGACGAGTTTGTCGCCATCTATCCCGGTTGCGATCTATCGGATGGGAAAATTGTTGTCCAAAGCATTCATTATGCGCTTGCACAACAATCTGCGGTATTGAAATGGGGGTTGACACTCTCTATCGGGATTGCGGTGTATCCGAGGGATGGGGAGGACTCAACTCACCTTCTGAAAGTAGCGGATGAACGCATGTATCGTGAGAAGGAACAGTACCACGCGCGGTATACGAAGCAGACCGATCCAAACTACTCGGGAGATGGCCGTCGGTCACGTAGTTCGTGA
- the nrfD gene encoding polysulfide reductase NrfD produces MPGLEQVYWTLPIVAYPFISGLIAGSFIVGSLAKVFGQKQYEPLSKLSLLVTLAFILFAPVGPLADAHQPSRWWELYARPHIPEAPMGLFTMIWTTYVVLVLVETYITFRVPMYQLSKTTPGWKGKLYRFLTFGSTDMSEKRLHRDHLWLVTLAGIGIFLAFSFHGYIGFIFGAIKARPLWHNALMMPMFITSAILSGIALMVIVYSIMFRYFSRRRQVDHKLVSDLVKLMIWVLLVDIFLDIVDLINTMPGAYADGATASGFSAIFVHGPLAGTYWVGQIGMLILALVLSLFRSVRNSPLWASIASLFALVSIWFMRYNTVIGGELQPKTSQGIILYHPALFGRGSVQVVFGLFMFILFVFSALTMFFPWDDEDTQYRLDHPSMMERGSQTDDKGGVRHAPQ; encoded by the coding sequence ATGCCGGGCTTGGAGCAAGTCTACTGGACCCTTCCGATTGTCGCCTATCCGTTTATCTCAGGTCTGATCGCGGGGTCCTTCATCGTAGGGTCATTAGCGAAGGTTTTTGGCCAAAAACAATATGAACCTCTGTCAAAGTTGTCTTTGCTCGTCACTTTGGCATTTATCCTCTTCGCACCAGTTGGACCCTTGGCAGATGCACATCAGCCGTCTCGCTGGTGGGAGTTATATGCCCGTCCACATATTCCAGAGGCACCCATGGGGCTTTTTACGATGATTTGGACGACGTATGTCGTACTCGTCCTCGTTGAGACCTACATTACGTTTCGTGTTCCCATGTACCAGTTGAGTAAAACGACCCCGGGTTGGAAAGGAAAGCTCTACCGATTTCTAACGTTTGGCTCCACTGATATGAGTGAGAAACGATTGCATCGGGATCATCTTTGGCTAGTGACCCTGGCTGGAATTGGTATATTCCTCGCATTCTCGTTTCATGGATACATTGGTTTCATCTTTGGAGCCATCAAAGCCCGTCCTCTTTGGCACAATGCACTGATGATGCCCATGTTTATTACATCGGCGATATTATCCGGCATTGCTCTGATGGTCATTGTGTACTCGATTATGTTTCGATATTTCTCCAGACGTCGCCAAGTCGATCACAAATTGGTCAGTGACCTAGTAAAACTCATGATTTGGGTACTCCTGGTAGACATATTTTTGGATATTGTGGACCTCATCAACACGATGCCTGGTGCCTACGCCGATGGAGCAACAGCTTCCGGATTCAGTGCGATCTTCGTTCATGGACCACTTGCGGGAACCTATTGGGTGGGTCAAATCGGGATGCTGATACTCGCACTTGTGCTCTCACTGTTCCGTTCGGTTCGTAATTCACCTCTGTGGGCATCGATTGCATCCTTGTTCGCACTCGTCAGCATTTGGTTTATGCGCTACAACACAGTCATTGGCGGTGAACTTCAGCCGAAAACCAGTCAAGGAATTATTCTTTACCATCCCGCGTTATTCGGAAGAGGTTCAGTACAGGTCGTATTTGGGCTTTTCATGTTTATTCTCTTTGTCTTCTCAGCGTTGACCATGTTCTTTCCCTGGGACGATGAAGATACTCAATACCGACTCGATCACCCCTCTATGATGGAAAGAGGCAGCCAAACCGACGACAAAGGAGGAGTGCGTCATGCCCCACAATGA
- a CDS encoding 4Fe-4S dicluster domain-containing protein → MVIDLRKCVGCQACTVSCKSENNIPVGYYRTWVDVAQIGATYSTPQGETVTANGKYEQQIKVRNVPKLCNHCDEPPCVTVCPVKATFKRADGPVLVDPRLCIGCGTCVNACPYDARYINPISNTADKCTLCVERIDQGLLPACVTTCVGRARIFGDLNDPTSEVSKLIAKHPVDVRKPELGTDPQVFYIGLNGEIATDDNPEIQHLLYTYTMNTNSTAYQQLAGTNQ, encoded by the coding sequence ATGGTGATCGATCTTCGTAAATGTGTGGGCTGCCAAGCTTGTACGGTATCTTGTAAGAGCGAAAACAACATTCCGGTTGGATACTACCGTACTTGGGTAGATGTCGCTCAAATTGGAGCAACATACTCCACGCCACAGGGCGAGACAGTCACTGCGAACGGAAAATACGAACAACAGATTAAGGTTCGCAATGTCCCAAAACTGTGCAATCACTGTGATGAACCCCCGTGTGTCACTGTATGTCCCGTCAAAGCCACATTCAAACGTGCAGATGGGCCTGTACTCGTCGACCCTCGATTATGCATTGGTTGCGGAACCTGTGTGAACGCATGCCCGTATGATGCACGCTATATAAACCCCATTTCAAATACGGCGGATAAATGTACCCTATGTGTTGAACGCATTGACCAAGGTCTCCTCCCGGCCTGCGTCACCACATGTGTGGGTCGAGCGCGAATTTTCGGCGACTTGAATGACCCGACCAGTGAAGTATCCAAGCTCATCGCGAAACATCCCGTTGACGTTCGTAAACCTGAACTCGGAACCGACCCGCAAGTGTTCTATATCGGTCTAAACGGGGAAATCGCGACAGACGATAATCCAGAAATTCAGCATTTGCTCTACACCTATACAATGAACACAAATTCGACGGCCTATCAGCAATTGGCAGGTACAAATCAATAA
- the tatC gene encoding twin-arginine translocase subunit TatC has translation MSVIDHLSDLRKRIIFTLIILLIMLAASLSFISLIYDYLVHPVTKLGYRLMVISPGEVVTVYLSVAGIVAICLTLPFAFYQLWRFVAPGLTPMERKYSLRLLPIVSIMFAAGIAFAWFFIFPNILRFLLSLSAQHFSVFLRAGSYFSFLSSICLPFGLIFELPVVVVFLTRMGLITPRVLNRARRYAYVTIVILGVLISPPELVSHLSVVLPMMALYELSILLSALTMRHRVTVPHLN, from the coding sequence ATGAGTGTGATTGACCACTTATCCGATCTACGTAAACGGATCATCTTCACACTCATCATCCTCCTCATCATGTTAGCTGCAAGTTTATCCTTTATTTCCCTCATTTACGACTATTTGGTCCATCCCGTAACGAAACTAGGATACCGTCTCATGGTAATCTCTCCTGGTGAAGTAGTCACCGTGTATTTATCCGTGGCCGGTATCGTTGCGATATGCCTGACGTTACCCTTTGCCTTTTACCAATTATGGCGTTTTGTCGCGCCTGGGTTAACGCCAATGGAAAGAAAATATTCCCTACGGCTTTTACCGATCGTATCGATCATGTTTGCAGCCGGTATTGCGTTCGCTTGGTTTTTCATTTTCCCAAACATATTACGTTTTCTACTTAGCTTATCGGCACAACATTTTTCTGTTTTCTTGCGTGCTGGCTCCTACTTCTCCTTCTTATCAAGTATTTGTTTGCCGTTCGGCCTCATCTTTGAGTTGCCTGTCGTGGTCGTGTTCTTGACTCGCATGGGTCTCATCACCCCTCGGGTTTTAAACCGAGCGAGACGTTATGCTTACGTAACCATTGTCATTCTAGGAGTTCTTATTAGTCCACCGGAACTCGTCTCTCATCTCAGCGTGGTTTTACCGATGATGGCTTTGTATGAACTGAGTATTTTACTGTCCGCACTTACCATGCGACATCGTGTAACTGTGCCCCACCTAAATTAA